TCGCCGTCGACGACCGCGACCTCCTCGCTCTGCAGCATCCCGAGCGGCTGGAAGTGCGCCTTCGTCTCGGCGTGCGCCTCGGCGTGCGCGAGGTGGATGCGGGAGGAGATGGTCGGGAACCACACCATGCGGCCGCCCATCCGGAAGGAGCGGTCGGTCGCCCAGGGGTTGAGCCCGCCGTTGACGCTGTTGAGGGCGATCCCGCCGTAGACGGCGGTCGGCAGCCCCTCGAGCTGCGGCGCCATCGACAGCACGTCGGTGACGGTGTCGTGATAGTGGCACTTCACGAGGATGGCGCGGAATCCGGCGTCGGCCGCCTGCTGCGCCGCCTCGACGTGCGTGATGCGCCGCGGCATGGGCGAGGGCCCGGAGTGGCAGTGGAGGTCGACGGCTCCGTCGAGCAGGTCGTCGATGACGGTCATGGTGATCCTTCCGGCCGCTACTTCACGGCCATGGCGTTGGGCGGCGATCCGACGCCGCCGGGCACGGCGAGCGGCTTCGAGGTCAGGAGGAACTCGAAGCGCCCGTCGGCCGCGCAGGCCTCGGCGAGCCCATCCAGGCGCCAGAGCTCGCCGAGGTAGATGCCGAGGAGCGCCAGCAGGGGACGGTGCAGCATCCCGTTGTGGATCGGGCCGCGCTCGGGCAGCGGCTCCTCGGGGTCGATGAATCCGGAGTCGGGGTCGACGGGGAACGCCTCGACGCCGGCGTTGTCGGAGGCGATCATCGCGATCCCCTCGTCCCACAGCAGCTCCAGGACGTCGTGGCTCTGCGCGATGCCGGGTGTGCCCCAGTCGGCCTTGCGCGCCTCCTGCTGGGCGGGGGTGAGGCCGAGCCAGTCCTCCGCCCAGCCGGTGCGCAGCAGGATGACGTCGCCGCGGCGGAACACGACGCCGTGGAAGGCCGCCGCCCCGCGCAGGTCCGCCGCCGTGATGGCCTGGTTCCGGTCGAGCTCGAGCCGCCGCCCGACGG
The Homoserinibacter sp. YIM 151385 DNA segment above includes these coding regions:
- a CDS encoding cyclase family protein; this translates as MPELAELPSYRDLLARTDAPAGSSWNVFGEGDQLGALGFIGPEQAVHAASLVRTGRVFDLDYPINAFVPSIAGTRPATEHRIFANNPNHRDDWLDSFYLQSTSQIDGLRHMRHPEHGFYGGVPDAAIAEGTPDLGIQLLAERGIVTRGVLLDMPRYLESVGRRLELDRNQAITAADLRGAAAFHGVVFRRGDVILLRTGWAEDWLGLTPAQQEARKADWGTPGIAQSHDVLELLWDEGIAMIASDNAGVEAFPVDPDSGFIDPEEPLPERGPIHNGMLHRPLLALLGIYLGELWRLDGLAEACAADGRFEFLLTSKPLAVPGGVGSPPNAMAVK